In Burkholderiales bacterium, the following proteins share a genomic window:
- a CDS encoding DUF2946 family protein: MDDHVLRGMAKWPNVPAVYGWLALDRRGQWLIKGERITNPVVVDFIGRNYERDADGRWFFQNGPQRVFVSLEYAPFVFRVTSAVSSPLELCTQTRVKPGGLKGAYIDEHGAIVVDTELGPGLVDDRDLDAVAGALVDAKGRQPDDDALDVMIECVQGGEDVPLWLEYGGARVKIGSLESTEAPRRFGFDPRPAAPHGHPECN, translated from the coding sequence ATGGACGACCATGTACTGCGCGGGATGGCGAAGTGGCCCAACGTTCCCGCGGTCTACGGCTGGCTCGCCCTCGACCGGCGCGGCCAATGGCTGATCAAGGGCGAGCGCATCACCAATCCGGTCGTCGTCGATTTCATCGGGCGTAACTACGAGCGCGACGCCGACGGGCGGTGGTTCTTCCAGAACGGGCCGCAGCGCGTGTTCGTCTCGCTCGAATACGCGCCTTTCGTCTTTCGCGTGACGAGCGCGGTCTCGTCTCCGCTGGAGCTGTGCACCCAGACCCGCGTCAAGCCGGGCGGGTTGAAAGGCGCCTACATCGACGAGCACGGCGCGATCGTCGTCGACACCGAGCTCGGGCCCGGGCTTGTCGACGACCGCGATCTCGACGCGGTCGCCGGGGCGCTGGTCGATGCGAAAGGCCGACAGCCCGATGACGACGCCCTCGATGTCATGATCGAATGCGTGCAGGGCGGCGAAGACGTGCCGCTGTGGCTCGAATACGGCGGCGCGCGCGTGAAGATCGGCTCGCTCGAATCGACCGAAGCGCCGCGGCGCTTCGGCTTCGATCCGCGGCCGGCCGCGCCCCACGGACACCCGGAGTGCAACTGA
- a CDS encoding oxidoreductase-like domain-containing protein produces MTEASDDDPKPEPPRAPEQWECCGSGCDPCVYDLYWQAVDRYERALHDWELRRKSRSTPD; encoded by the coding sequence ATGACGGAAGCATCCGACGACGATCCGAAACCCGAACCGCCGCGCGCGCCCGAGCAGTGGGAGTGCTGCGGGAGCGGCTGCGACCCGTGCGTGTACGACCTCTACTGGCAGGCGGTGGATCGCTACGAGCGGGCCCTACACGACTGGGAACTGCGGCGCAAGTCACGCTCGACGCCCGATTGA
- a CDS encoding transglycosylase SLT domain-containing protein: MVPPRTLLLLVVAVVMATAAWVLEQHEISGVPAAPAAFQAVGQPDAAPVAAVAVPAAAPAPAEISPGRVRALAEFLAKRYRVSQSITLDLVQMAHSAGHQIGLDPLLIIAVMAVESRFNPIAESVAGAKGLMQVIPKYHVDKFREFGGEKYAVFDPETNILVGTRILKDYLAQTGSLNSALTLYVGASDAADVPYIEKVMTEKQRLLQVLRSKPARPAHRDVEASAPLAGERFASVH, encoded by the coding sequence ATGGTTCCCCCGCGCACCCTGCTTCTGCTCGTCGTCGCCGTCGTGATGGCGACCGCGGCCTGGGTCCTCGAACAGCACGAGATTTCCGGCGTCCCCGCCGCTCCGGCTGCTTTCCAGGCCGTAGGCCAGCCCGACGCCGCCCCGGTGGCGGCCGTTGCGGTCCCCGCCGCAGCCCCGGCCCCTGCCGAGATCTCGCCCGGGCGCGTGCGGGCTCTCGCCGAGTTCCTGGCGAAGCGCTACAGGGTCTCGCAGTCGATCACCCTCGACCTGGTGCAGATGGCGCACAGCGCCGGTCACCAGATCGGGCTCGACCCGCTCCTCATCATCGCGGTGATGGCGGTCGAATCGCGGTTCAACCCGATCGCCGAGAGCGTCGCCGGCGCCAAGGGGCTCATGCAGGTGATCCCGAAATACCACGTCGACAAGTTCCGCGAGTTCGGCGGCGAGAAATACGCGGTGTTCGATCCCGAGACCAACATCCTCGTCGGCACGCGCATACTCAAGGATTACCTGGCGCAGACCGGCAGCCTCAATTCCGCGCTCACGCTCTACGTCGGCGCGTCGGATGCCGCCGACGTGCCCTACATCGAGAAAGTCATGACCGAGAAGCAGCGTCTGCTGCAGGTACTGCGCAGCAAGCCGGCGCGTCCCGCGCATCGCGACGTCGAGGCCTCGGCGCCGCTCGCGGGCGAGCGTTTCGCAAGCGTCCATTGA
- a CDS encoding DUF2442 domain-containing protein, giving the protein MTELRAETNYTLWVRFDDGLEGRVYLGDLVTTDTFGLLSDEEKFRRAAIDPVSNAVTWEGEITLDPDALYRDVASKAVAALH; this is encoded by the coding sequence GTGACCGAGCTGCGCGCGGAAACCAACTACACGCTGTGGGTGCGCTTCGACGACGGTCTGGAAGGGCGCGTCTATCTGGGGGATCTCGTCACGACCGACACGTTCGGTCTGCTTTCGGACGAAGAGAAGTTCCGCCGCGCCGCGATCGACCCGGTGTCGAACGCGGTGACGTGGGAAGGTGAGATCACGCTCGACCCGGATGCCTTGTACCGGGACGTGGCCAGCAAGGCCGTCGCGGCTTTGCACTAA
- a CDS encoding ribonucleoside-diphosphate reductase subunit alpha, with the protein MQLATETAASLPAADFSTPESTATPDSQYAEYKIIRRNGAVVGFEPAKISIAMTKAFLAVNGGQGAASARVREQVSLMTDGVVKALVRRQPSGGTFHIEDIQDQVELALMRAGEHNVARAYVLYREDRARERAATRAKQQQVAAPAAAPVINVTDNGISRPLDIAKVTALVTDACAGLGREVSAQPILEAMQRDLYEGVPMEEVRKSLILAARALIEQDPGYSYVTARLLLNSLRLETLGEEVTQADMQTRYAQYLPEFVKTGIEAERLDERLAEYDLKCLGAALDANRDLKFTYLGLQILYDRYFLHVNGRRIELPQVFYMRVAMGLALNEPVDQREARAIEFYNVLSSFDFMSSTPTLFNSGTRRSQLASCYLTTVSDNLDGIYEAIKENAMLQKYAGGIGNDWTPVRALGAYIKGTNGKSQGVVPFLKVVNDTAVAVNQGGKRKGAVCSYLETWHLDIEEFLELRKNTGDDRRRTHDMNTANWVPDLFMKRVMENAEWTLFSPSDVPDLHEKFGKAFEKAYLGYEAKAASGELKLHKKVPAVQLWRKMLSMLFETGHPWITFKDPCNLRSPQSHVGVVHSSNLCTEITLNTGPEEIAVCNLGSVNMPAHLDRASGKMNMEKLKRTITTAMRMLDNVIDLNFYNVNKARNSNFKHRPVGLGIMGFQDCLHMLRMPYASPAAVEFADRSMEQIAYTAYWASTDLAEERGAYSTFKGSLWDRGILPFDTMKLLADERGGYVECDTSTSLDWNALRDRIRQVGMRNSNCLAIAPTATIANITGLSQCIEPTYQNLYVKSNLSGEFTVVNEFLVRDLKKLNLWDEVMVADLKYFDGSLSKIDRIPPDIRSLYATAFEMEPSWLVECAARRQKWVDQSQSLNIYMAGASGKKLDDTYKLAWLRGLKTTYYLRTLGATSAEKSTARAGALNAVPATGGVAAASAEAQPKFCAIDDPECEACQ; encoded by the coding sequence ATGCAACTCGCGACCGAAACGGCAGCCTCGCTGCCGGCCGCTGATTTCTCCACTCCCGAGAGCACTGCCACCCCGGATTCGCAGTACGCCGAGTACAAGATCATCCGCCGTAACGGCGCCGTGGTCGGCTTCGAGCCGGCCAAGATCTCGATCGCCATGACCAAGGCCTTCCTCGCCGTGAACGGCGGGCAGGGCGCCGCTTCGGCGCGCGTGCGCGAGCAGGTTTCGCTGATGACCGACGGGGTGGTGAAAGCGCTGGTGCGCCGCCAGCCGTCCGGGGGCACGTTCCACATCGAGGACATCCAGGACCAGGTCGAGCTCGCGCTGATGCGCGCCGGCGAGCACAACGTCGCCCGGGCCTACGTGCTGTATCGCGAGGACCGCGCGCGCGAGCGCGCGGCGACGCGCGCGAAGCAGCAGCAGGTGGCCGCCCCCGCCGCCGCGCCGGTGATCAACGTCACCGACAACGGCATCAGCCGCCCGCTCGACATCGCCAAGGTGACGGCGCTCGTCACCGACGCGTGCGCCGGCCTCGGCCGCGAGGTGAGCGCGCAGCCGATCCTCGAAGCGATGCAGCGCGATCTCTACGAAGGCGTGCCGATGGAGGAAGTGCGCAAGTCGCTCATCCTCGCCGCCCGCGCGCTGATCGAGCAGGATCCCGGCTACAGCTACGTGACCGCCCGCCTGCTGCTCAACTCGCTGCGCCTGGAGACGCTCGGCGAGGAAGTGACGCAGGCGGACATGCAGACCCGCTACGCGCAGTACCTGCCCGAGTTCGTGAAGACCGGCATCGAGGCCGAGCGCCTCGACGAGCGCCTGGCCGAGTACGACCTGAAGTGCCTGGGCGCCGCGCTCGACGCCAACCGCGACCTCAAGTTCACCTACCTCGGCCTGCAGATCCTGTACGACCGCTACTTCCTGCACGTGAACGGCCGCCGCATCGAGCTGCCGCAGGTGTTCTACATGCGGGTGGCGATGGGTCTTGCGCTCAACGAGCCGGTCGACCAGCGCGAAGCGCGCGCGATCGAGTTCTACAACGTGCTCTCGAGCTTCGATTTCATGAGCTCGACGCCGACGCTCTTCAACTCGGGCACGCGCCGCTCGCAGCTCGCGAGCTGCTATCTCACGACGGTCTCCGACAACCTCGACGGCATCTACGAGGCGATCAAGGAGAACGCGATGCTGCAGAAGTACGCGGGCGGCATCGGCAACGACTGGACCCCGGTCCGCGCGCTGGGCGCCTACATCAAGGGCACCAACGGCAAGTCGCAGGGCGTGGTCCCCTTCCTGAAAGTGGTGAACGACACCGCGGTCGCCGTCAACCAGGGCGGCAAGAGGAAGGGCGCGGTGTGCTCGTACCTCGAGACCTGGCACCTCGACATCGAGGAATTCCTCGAGCTTCGCAAGAACACCGGCGACGACCGCCGCCGCACCCACGACATGAACACGGCGAACTGGGTGCCGGATCTCTTCATGAAGCGGGTGATGGAGAACGCCGAGTGGACGCTGTTCTCGCCGTCCGACGTGCCGGACCTTCACGAGAAGTTCGGCAAGGCGTTCGAGAAGGCCTACCTCGGCTACGAAGCGAAGGCCGCGAGCGGGGAGCTGAAGCTCCACAAGAAAGTCCCGGCGGTTCAGCTCTGGCGCAAGATGCTCTCGATGCTGTTCGAGACGGGCCATCCGTGGATCACCTTCAAGGACCCGTGCAACCTGCGCAGCCCGCAGAGCCACGTCGGCGTGGTGCACAGCTCCAATCTCTGCACCGAGATCACGCTCAACACCGGTCCGGAAGAGATCGCGGTGTGCAACCTGGGCTCGGTGAACATGCCGGCGCACCTCGACCGCGCCAGCGGCAAGATGAACATGGAGAAGTTGAAGCGCACGATCACGACCGCGATGCGCATGCTCGACAACGTGATCGATCTGAACTTCTACAACGTCAACAAGGCGCGCAACTCGAACTTCAAGCATCGCCCGGTGGGCCTGGGCATCATGGGCTTCCAGGACTGCCTGCACATGCTGCGCATGCCGTACGCCTCGCCGGCCGCGGTGGAGTTCGCCGACCGCTCGATGGAGCAGATCGCCTACACCGCCTACTGGGCGTCGACCGACCTCGCCGAAGAGCGCGGCGCGTACTCGACGTTCAAGGGCTCGCTGTGGGACCGCGGCATCCTGCCGTTCGACACGATGAAGCTCCTCGCGGACGAGCGCGGCGGTTATGTCGAATGCGACACGTCGACGAGCCTCGACTGGAACGCGCTGCGCGATCGCATCAGGCAGGTGGGCATGCGCAACTCGAACTGTCTCGCGATCGCGCCCACGGCCACCATCGCCAACATCACCGGCCTGTCGCAGTGCATCGAGCCCACGTATCAGAACCTGTACGTGAAGTCGAACCTGTCGGGCGAGTTCACGGTGGTCAACGAGTTCCTCGTGCGGGATCTGAAGAAGCTCAACCTGTGGGACGAGGTGATGGTCGCGGACCTGAAGTACTTCGACGGGTCGCTGTCCAAGATCGATCGCATCCCGCCCGACATCCGCAGCCTGTACGCGACCGCCTTCGAGATGGAGCCGTCGTGGCTGGTCGAGTGCGCCGCACGCCGGCAGAAGTGGGTCGACCAGTCGCAGTCGCTCAACATCTACATGGCGGGCGCCTCGGGCAAGAAGCTCGACGACACCTACAAGCTGGCGTGGCTGCGGGGCCTGAAGACGACGTACTACCTGCGCACGCTGGGCGCGACGTCGGCGGAGAAGTCCACCGCCCGCGCCGGCGCGCTGAACGCGGTGCCGGCCACCGGCGGTGTCGCTGCGGCGTCCGCAGAAGCGCAGCCGAAGTTCTGCGCCATCGACGACCCCGAGTGCGAAGCTTGTCAGTAG
- the fusA gene encoding elongation factor G, translating into MPRFSPEMIRTIAFVGHGASGKTTLVEALLHRAGVIGAPGSVDKGSTVCDFDPLEKQYQHSLNASVVHLTTAGTRVHIIDTPGLPDFIGRAIGALPAVETAAVVINAQNGIEMITSRMMSWAQKRNLCRIVIVNKIDADDVDLPGLVSQIQSAFGKECLPINLPADGGKRVVDCFFNPSGESDFSSVEDAHQALIDQVVEVDENLMAKYLEQGEVSPEELHAPFEQALREGHLVPICFVSARTGAGVAELLDIFVKLLPNPTEGNCPQFLKGEGPGAQPIQCQPDASRHVLAHVFKVMIDPFVGKVGVFRVHQGTITKDTQLFIGDGRKPFKVSHPYLMQGKEFVESDALVPGDIGAVAKVDDIHFDAVLHDSHDEDHIHLLPLEFPTPMHSLAVEPKRRGDEQRISEAMHKLAAEDPTFKVEHTAAAETVVSGLGDLHMRYIMDRLQGQYHVEVTTKPPRIPYRETITAKAEGHHRHKKQTGGAGQFGEVFLRVEPLSRGSGFEFVDAVKGGVIPNQFMPAVEKGVRQVLEAGPVAGYPVQDVRVTVYDGKHHAVDSKEVAFIAAGKRAFMDAISKARPIVLEPIVNLEITAPEPNMGDIAGDISAKRGQISGTDAAAPGTVAIRAQCPLAELNNYQARLKSVTAGQGSYAIELSHYEPVPPNVQKDLVAAHSKVAQVEE; encoded by the coding sequence ATGCCGAGATTCTCACCGGAGATGATTCGCACCATTGCCTTCGTAGGTCACGGCGCGTCGGGCAAGACCACCCTGGTCGAAGCGCTGCTGCACCGGGCCGGGGTGATCGGCGCGCCGGGCAGCGTCGACAAGGGGTCGACGGTGTGCGATTTCGATCCTCTCGAGAAACAGTACCAGCACTCGCTCAACGCGAGCGTCGTGCACCTCACCACCGCGGGCACGCGCGTGCACATCATCGATACGCCGGGGCTGCCCGACTTCATCGGCCGCGCGATCGGCGCGCTGCCCGCGGTGGAGACCGCGGCGGTCGTCATCAACGCCCAGAACGGCATCGAGATGATCACCAGCCGCATGATGAGCTGGGCGCAGAAACGCAACCTGTGCCGCATCGTCATCGTCAACAAGATCGACGCCGACGACGTCGACCTGCCCGGGCTGGTCTCGCAGATCCAGTCGGCGTTCGGCAAGGAGTGCCTGCCGATCAACCTGCCGGCCGACGGCGGCAAACGCGTGGTCGACTGCTTCTTCAATCCCTCGGGCGAGTCCGATTTCTCCTCGGTCGAGGACGCGCACCAGGCGCTGATCGACCAGGTCGTCGAAGTCGACGAGAACCTGATGGCGAAATACCTCGAGCAGGGCGAAGTCAGCCCCGAGGAATTGCACGCGCCTTTCGAGCAGGCGCTGCGCGAAGGCCACCTCGTCCCGATCTGCTTCGTGTCGGCGCGGACCGGCGCCGGCGTCGCCGAGCTGCTCGACATCTTCGTGAAGCTCCTGCCCAATCCCACCGAAGGCAACTGCCCGCAGTTTCTCAAAGGCGAAGGACCCGGCGCGCAGCCGATCCAGTGCCAGCCCGATGCTTCCAGGCACGTGCTGGCCCATGTCTTCAAGGTGATGATCGACCCCTTCGTCGGCAAGGTCGGCGTGTTCCGCGTCCACCAGGGCACGATCACCAAGGACACCCAGCTCTTCATCGGCGACGGGCGCAAGCCTTTCAAGGTGAGCCATCCCTACCTGATGCAGGGCAAGGAGTTCGTCGAGAGCGACGCGCTCGTCCCGGGCGACATCGGCGCGGTGGCGAAAGTGGACGACATCCACTTCGACGCGGTGCTGCACGACTCTCACGACGAAGACCACATCCACCTGCTGCCGCTCGAGTTCCCGACGCCGATGCACAGCCTGGCGGTCGAGCCTAAGCGACGGGGCGACGAGCAGCGCATCTCCGAAGCGATGCACAAGCTCGCGGCCGAGGACCCGACGTTCAAGGTCGAGCACACCGCCGCCGCCGAGACCGTCGTCAGCGGCCTGGGCGACCTGCACATGCGCTACATCATGGACCGGCTGCAGGGGCAGTATCACGTCGAGGTGACGACCAAGCCGCCGCGCATTCCCTATCGCGAGACCATCACGGCGAAAGCCGAAGGCCATCACCGCCACAAGAAGCAGACCGGCGGCGCCGGCCAGTTCGGCGAGGTGTTCCTGCGCGTCGAGCCGCTGTCCCGCGGCTCGGGCTTCGAGTTCGTCGATGCGGTCAAAGGCGGCGTCATCCCCAACCAGTTCATGCCGGCGGTCGAGAAAGGCGTGCGGCAGGTGCTCGAAGCCGGTCCGGTTGCGGGTTACCCGGTACAGGACGTGCGCGTCACGGTCTACGACGGCAAGCACCACGCGGTCGATTCGAAGGAAGTCGCCTTCATCGCCGCGGGCAAGCGCGCGTTCATGGACGCGATCAGCAAAGCACGGCCGATCGTCCTCGAGCCCATCGTCAACCTCGAGATCACCGCGCCCGAGCCCAACATGGGCGATATCGCCGGCGACATCTCGGCCAAGCGCGGTCAGATCAGCGGCACCGACGCCGCGGCGCCGGGAACGGTCGCGATACGCGCGCAGTGTCCGCTCGCCGAGCTGAACAACTATCAGGCGCGGTTGAAATCGGTGACCGCCGGCCAGGGCTCTTACGCGATCGAGCTCTCTCATTACGAGCCGGTGCCGCCGAACGTGCAGAAGGATCTCGTCGCCGCCCACAGCAAGGTCGCACAGGTCGAAGAGTGA
- a CDS encoding RNA polymerase sigma factor — protein sequence MDWVIASPSFGGLPPKRARAYSEPVMPRDAQAEDEDLMLAYARGSTDAFDTLYRRHKGPLYRYLVRQCRDPSTAEELFQDIWANLVRARQSYVVTARFTTWLYRLAHNRLIDHYRRHAPASLASFDDEDAGLAEPAAAAHEQPDAAYDAKAKAARLLTVLGELPEAQREAFVLQNESGMSIEEIAEATGVNRETAKSRLRYAMAKLRAGMQGWL from the coding sequence ATGGACTGGGTCATCGCATCGCCGTCGTTCGGCGGTTTACCGCCGAAGCGCGCTCGCGCATACTCCGAGCCCGTGATGCCGAGGGACGCGCAAGCCGAGGACGAAGACCTGATGCTGGCCTACGCGCGCGGCAGCACCGATGCGTTCGACACCCTCTACCGCCGTCACAAAGGCCCGCTCTATCGCTACCTCGTGCGGCAGTGTCGCGACCCCTCGACGGCGGAAGAGCTTTTCCAGGACATCTGGGCGAACCTGGTGCGTGCGCGACAGAGCTATGTCGTCACCGCGCGGTTCACGACCTGGCTCTACCGGCTCGCGCACAATCGGCTCATCGATCACTACCGGCGCCATGCCCCGGCATCGCTCGCGTCGTTCGACGACGAGGATGCGGGCCTGGCCGAGCCGGCCGCGGCCGCGCACGAGCAGCCCGATGCCGCGTACGATGCGAAGGCCAAGGCCGCGCGGCTGCTGACGGTGCTCGGCGAGCTGCCCGAAGCGCAGCGCGAAGCGTTCGTGCTCCAGAACGAATCGGGCATGAGCATCGAAGAGATCGCCGAGGCGACCGGGGTGAACCGCGAGACCGCGAAGAGCCGGCTGCGTTACGCGATGGCGAAGCTTCGCGCGGGGATGCAGGGATGGCTGTGA
- a CDS encoding GntG family PLP-dependent aldolase, with protein sequence MQLTMIDLRSDTVTRPSEAMLSAMRDATFGDDSRDGDATVEELEALAAHMTGKDGAALMPSGTMTNLVAVLAHTQRGGEVLLEAGAHILNSELGGITAVAGAFYKGIAGHRGAMDLDRLRDAVRKPTRQNFGTALIAMETSHNRAGGAVLPLEHMRAVHTIAREADVPVHTDGARLFNAAAALRVDAREIAQYTDSVCFCVSKGLSAPVGSLLCGTSAFIDRARAFRRMVGGNMRQAGPIAAAGIVALRSMVARLAEDHATAKRLAHGLAKIDASLVDPDDVETNIVKVELPKNRDTAARWSQTMEKSGVRVSPCDRYALRFVTHRHVAERDIDDCVDAFERAWRGASGR encoded by the coding sequence GTGCAACTGACCATGATCGATCTGCGCAGCGACACCGTCACCCGCCCTTCCGAAGCGATGCTCTCCGCGATGCGCGATGCGACCTTCGGCGACGATTCGCGCGACGGCGATGCGACGGTCGAAGAGCTCGAAGCGCTTGCCGCGCACATGACGGGCAAGGACGGCGCCGCGTTGATGCCGAGCGGGACGATGACCAACCTCGTCGCGGTCCTCGCGCACACCCAGCGCGGCGGCGAAGTGCTGCTCGAAGCCGGCGCGCACATACTGAACTCGGAGCTCGGCGGCATCACCGCGGTCGCGGGCGCGTTCTACAAAGGCATAGCCGGACACCGCGGCGCGATGGACCTCGACCGGCTGCGCGATGCGGTGCGCAAGCCCACGCGGCAGAACTTCGGCACCGCGCTGATCGCGATGGAGACCAGCCACAACCGCGCGGGCGGCGCGGTGCTGCCGCTCGAGCACATGCGCGCGGTGCACACGATCGCGCGCGAAGCGGACGTGCCGGTGCACACCGACGGTGCGCGCCTCTTCAATGCGGCGGCCGCGTTGCGCGTCGACGCGCGAGAGATCGCGCAATACACCGACTCGGTGTGCTTTTGCGTATCGAAAGGTTTGTCGGCACCGGTCGGCTCGCTCTTGTGCGGGACTTCCGCGTTCATCGACCGGGCGCGCGCGTTCCGGCGCATGGTAGGCGGCAACATGCGACAGGCCGGACCGATCGCGGCGGCCGGCATCGTCGCGTTGCGCTCGATGGTCGCGCGTCTCGCCGAAGATCACGCGACCGCGAAGCGGCTCGCGCACGGCCTCGCGAAGATCGATGCATCGCTCGTCGATCCCGACGATGTCGAAACGAACATCGTGAAGGTGGAGTTGCCGAAGAACCGCGACACCGCCGCGCGGTGGTCGCAGACGATGGAGAAGAGCGGCGTGCGCGTGAGTCCGTGCGACCGTTACGCGCTGCGCTTCGTCACGCATCGTCACGTCGCTGAACGCGACATCGACGATTGCGTAGACGCGTTCGAGCGCGCGTGGCGCGGCGCTTCCGGGCGCTGA
- the pip gene encoding prolyl aminopeptidase translates to MSADHSPAVRGELYPEIEPYHSDVLRLDALHEMYFEECGNPRGQPVVFLHGGPGAGSAPAHRRFFDPAHYRIVVYDQRGAGRSRPLGELRDNTTPHLVEDLERLRRHLGIERWLVFGGSWGSTLALAYAIEHPDRCAALVLRGIFLCRKSEIEWFLYGLRNLFPEAWRAFAGAIPEAERGDLLEAYYARLTHADPAVHMPAARAWSVYEGSCSTLLASPETVAYFASDVVALGLARIEAHYFRNDIFLPDDSLLERVGRVRGIPAVIVQGRYDAVCPIVTADDLHRAWPEARYVVVPDAGHSAWEPGICAELVKATERFKNVMR, encoded by the coding sequence ATGAGTGCAGATCATTCCCCCGCCGTCCGCGGCGAGCTGTATCCCGAGATCGAGCCCTATCACAGCGACGTGCTGCGTCTCGACGCGCTGCACGAGATGTACTTCGAGGAATGCGGGAACCCCCGCGGCCAACCGGTCGTCTTCCTGCACGGCGGACCCGGTGCGGGCTCGGCGCCCGCGCACCGGCGGTTCTTCGACCCGGCGCATTACCGCATCGTCGTCTACGATCAGCGCGGCGCCGGACGCTCGCGTCCGTTGGGCGAGCTGCGCGACAACACCACGCCTCACCTCGTCGAGGATCTCGAGCGGCTGCGGCGGCATCTCGGCATCGAGCGCTGGCTGGTCTTCGGCGGCTCGTGGGGCAGCACGCTCGCGCTCGCGTATGCGATCGAGCACCCCGATCGCTGCGCTGCGCTCGTGCTGCGTGGCATCTTCCTCTGCCGCAAGAGCGAGATCGAGTGGTTCCTCTACGGCCTGCGCAATCTCTTTCCCGAAGCGTGGCGCGCATTCGCCGGCGCGATTCCCGAAGCCGAGCGCGGCGACCTGCTCGAGGCCTACTACGCGCGGCTCACCCATGCGGACCCCGCGGTGCACATGCCGGCCGCGCGCGCATGGAGCGTTTACGAAGGATCGTGCTCGACGCTGCTGGCGAGTCCGGAGACGGTCGCCTATTTCGCCAGCGACGTCGTCGCCCTGGGCCTCGCGCGCATCGAAGCGCACTACTTTCGAAACGACATCTTCCTGCCGGACGATTCGCTGCTGGAGAGGGTCGGCCGCGTGCGCGGGATACCGGCGGTGATCGTACAGGGCCGCTACGACGCGGTGTGTCCCATCGTCACCGCCGACGATCTGCACCGCGCGTGGCCGGAAGCGCGCTATGTCGTCGTTCCCGACGCGGGCCACTCGGCGTGGGAGCCTGGGATCTGCGCGGAGCTGGTGAAAGCGACCGAACGGTTCAAGAACGTGATGAGGTGA
- a CDS encoding PhaM family polyhydroxyalkanoate granule multifunctional regulatory protein — protein MAEPGLPKDLFEWMQKMWNPMSFPVPGMLTPTADVGEIEKKIAELKTVETWLTMNVGFVQMTIKTLEMQKAALDALGGTKK, from the coding sequence ATGGCCGAACCGGGACTTCCGAAAGACCTCTTCGAGTGGATGCAGAAGATGTGGAACCCGATGTCGTTCCCCGTGCCCGGCATGCTCACGCCGACCGCCGACGTCGGCGAGATCGAGAAGAAGATCGCCGAGCTCAAGACCGTCGAGACCTGGCTGACGATGAATGTCGGCTTCGTCCAGATGACGATCAAGACGCTGGAGATGCAGAAGGCGGCGCTGGATGCGCTCGGCGGAACGAAGAAGTGA